Genomic DNA from Halobaculum sp. MBLA0147:
GTCCGGCGGATGGTGTCGGGCTCGGTCACGGAACACGTCACCCGTGCCGCCGAGGTGCCGGTGTTCACGGTGCGTGGCGACGGCGAGACACCGGCTCCGGCGGACTACGAGGACGTGCTCGTGCCGACGGACGGCAGCGGGTGTGCAGAGGCAGCCGTCGACGTGGCGCTCGACCTGGCGACGACGTTCGACGCCGAGATCCACGTCGTCAGCGTCGTCGACGTGAACACGGTCGCGGCACAGTCGGAACTGACGAACGCACGGCTCGTGCTCGACGAACTGGAAGCGCAGGCGCAGGCGGCCGTCGACCGCGTCGCCGACCGCACCCGCTCTCGTGGACTCGGCGGCGAGACGGCCGTGTTGCAAGGGTCGCCGGCGAGTGCGCTGATGGACTACACCGAGGAGAACGGCGTCGACGTGGTCGTGATGGGGACCCACGGTCGGAGCGGCCTCGGCCGGTTCCTCCTCGGGTCGACGACGGAACGGCTGATCCGCCGCGCGAGCGTCCCCGTGATGTCCGTCCGTCCCACGCGCGAGGGACGTGACGAGCGCGACGAGCGCGACGGCGAGTGAGGGGGTGGCGAGCGGCTCCCCCCGCCGCGCCCGACTCTCTCACTCGGGGCCGGCGACACCCTCGTCGACGCTCGTCTCCAACACGGAGAACGTCTCGTCGACGGTGACGCGCAACACGTCGCCGTCACACGGGAGCGCGAGTCTGGCCCGGACGGGCTCGGTCGACAACAGCGTCGTCCGGCGGTCCGAGACACACCAGTCGTTGCGCCAGAACGGCCGTGTGGTCAGGTCCACGCCGCGGTCGGCGTGGAACGTCAACACCGGCGTCGTGTCCAGCAGGTTCAACCCGAGCGTCGAGGTGAGCCGGTTGTCACACCGCCGACAGGTGTGGACGACCGCCACGTCCCAGTCCGGCACCTCCGTGTCGGGGTCGACGGTCGTCTCGACGCGACCCATACACTCCGGACAGACGCCGTCGGCGGCCAGACAGTAGTGGTGGCGGACGTGGTGGTGGAAGGCGTCGAGGAACTCGTCCGGGGTGCGGTCGTCCAACCCACCCGGCGGGAACGGGTAGTCGACGTGCGATCGGCCGCAGTCCTCGCACTCGATCGACAGTCGCTCCTCCACGTAGCGTGCCGCCAGCGGCCCGTCACAGTGGTAACACGTTCCGGGCGCTTCGAACGGCCCGGCGTCGGAGAGCCCGGTGAACGTCCCGGCGAACACGGAGCGGACCACCTTCCAGCCGGGCGTCCGGAAGCGGTAACCGTCCCCCTCCTTCCGGACGAAGTGGTCGCGGAGTTGTTTGAGGTGGTAGTTGAAGTGTGCGCTGTCGTCGACGTCGACGCGGTCGTAGATGTCCGAGAACGGCACCGGCTCGTCGTCCGGCCGCTCGGCGACGGCCGTCTGGAGCGCACGGAGGATCTCGATGCGGGTCTCGTTGCCCAAGAGCGCGAACGCCTCGGCGGGCGAGAGGTCCGCCGCCTCGGCGGCCGCCTCCTCGGACCCGTCGTCTACGGGGGTGCTCACACCTCCGAGTGGTGTCGCCCCCGACTAATTCGTTCGGGTACCCCCACCGGTCCCGTCCGACCCGAGTACGCGACGAGCGACGGACGCCACGACGCCGACCAGAGCGACCGACACTCGGACGCCGCTCACAGCGACGTGACGTGTGACTCGACCTCGTCGTAGTCCGGGAAGTCGGGCCACTCGCTGGCCACCCACGCGTACTCGACGGTGCGGTCCTCGTCGAGCAGGAACACCGCCGGCCGGTGTTCGGTCACGCCCGTCATCCCGTCGAGGTCGTGTGCGAGGTCGTACTGTGCGGCCACCTCCGCACCGGGATCGGAGAACAACCGGTACGACATCTCTCGCTCGGCGAGGAAGTCGCGGTGTTCGTACGGCGTCGAGATCGAGATCCCGACGACGGTCACGTCGCTGCCCACGTCCTCGCCCCACCCGCGGTCGCGGATCTCGTTCCAGACGTACGTCGCCGGGAACGCGCCGTCCATCGTGTAGAACACCAACGCCACCGGCCCCTCGTCGGTGAGCTCGTCCAGACTGGTGTCGGCCCAGTACTCCTCGCCGACCAGCGGGCGGGTAAAGTCGGGCGCCGTCTCCCCCTCCGTCGGGTGGTCCGTCTCGGGCAACTCGACCACGTCGAAGTCGAGCGCCACGATCACGCACCTCCTGCGGCGGCGTCGGCGGGCTCGCCGTCGCCGTAGGTGTTCTCCAGGTACTCCACGATGTTGGCCGACTCGGACATCGTCACGCCGGTCGCGTGGTCGACGATGGCCGGGACGGTCCGCTTGCCGGTGAGTCGCGCGACGGCGTTCCGCTCGGAGTGCATCGGCTCGACGAACCGCGACTCGTAGTCGAGCCCCTGCGCCTCCAGTACCCGAACGACGCGCTCACAGAACGGACACGCCTGCAGTCGGTAGAGGACGATCCCGTCCTCGGTCGCCGTGTCTACTGCCATACCACGTCGTAGGTCGTCACCCGGCGTAACCTCTTCGCCCGCGGTAGCCCGGCGACGGGAGCCGACGAACCGTCACCGGCGAGAGTCGACGAACTGGTGTCGCCGGGGGTGACGCGGCGTCGAATCGTCGGGACACCCGATCCCCCGTCAGACACGCGCGTACTCGCCTCGTGACGGCAGTCTCTGCCGATACCCACCGGGAGAGAGGACAACCCTTAACCACGGTGCCGGCGAACGCGTCGGTCGTATGGATTTGTCGTCGGCGCTCACTCTCGCCACGTCTGACGCCCTCCTCCAGCTCGGAGGACTGACGGACGCGATTCCGATCAACGACACGACGATCACGATCGGTGGATCGCTGTCTATCCTCGTGTTGATCGGCCTCTCGGCGTTCTTCTCCTCCTCGGAGATCGCCATGTTCTCGCTCGCGAGCCACCGCGTCGAGTCGCTCGTCGAGGAGGGACGCCCGGGGTCGGCCGCGGTCAAGGAGCTGAAGGACGACCCGCACCGGCTGCTCGTGACGATCCTCGTCGGCAACAACATCGTCAACATCGCGATGTCCTCGATCGCGACTGGGCTGTTCGCCCGCTTCATGAGTCAGGGGCAGGCGGTGTTGGCGGCGACGTTCGGCATCACCGCGCTGGTGTTGCTGTTCGGGGAGTCGGCGCCGAAGAGCTACGCCGTCGAGAACACGGAGTCGTGGTCGCTGCGGATCGCGCGCCCGCTCCAGCTCTCGGAGTACGTCCTCTACCCGCTGATCGTCCTCTTCGACTACCTCACGCGGATCGTCAACCAGATCACCGGCGGTCGCTCGGCCATCGAGACCTCCTACGTCACCCGCGACGAGATCCAGGACATGATCCAGACCGGGGAACGGGAGGGGGTCATCGAGGAGGAGGAACGGGAGATGCTCGACCGGATCTT
This window encodes:
- a CDS encoding universal stress protein, with translation MTDTLLVPTDGSAPATVAARHASLLAAGFDAEIHVLSVVPDGGAFHGVDDPGEAAEAAVESATAELGDASVTTAVREGAPAETIVEYADAAHADLIVMGTHGRTGVRRMVSGSVTEHVTRAAEVPVFTVRGDGETPAPADYEDVLVPTDGSGCAEAAVDVALDLATTFDAEIHVVSVVDVNTVAAQSELTNARLVLDELEAQAQAAVDRVADRTRSRGLGGETAVLQGSPASALMDYTEENGVDVVVMGTHGRSGLGRFLLGSTTERLIRRASVPVMSVRPTREGRDERDERDGE
- a CDS encoding ArsR/SmtB family transcription factor → MSTPVDDGSEEAAAEAADLSPAEAFALLGNETRIEILRALQTAVAERPDDEPVPFSDIYDRVDVDDSAHFNYHLKQLRDHFVRKEGDGYRFRTPGWKVVRSVFAGTFTGLSDAGPFEAPGTCYHCDGPLAARYVEERLSIECEDCGRSHVDYPFPPGGLDDRTPDEFLDAFHHHVRHHYCLAADGVCPECMGRVETTVDPDTEVPDWDVAVVHTCRRCDNRLTSTLGLNLLDTTPVLTFHADRGVDLTTRPFWRNDWCVSDRRTTLLSTEPVRARLALPCDGDVLRVTVDETFSVLETSVDEGVAGPE
- a CDS encoding redoxin domain-containing protein, encoding MALDFDVVELPETDHPTEGETAPDFTRPLVGEEYWADTSLDELTDEGPVALVFYTMDGAFPATYVWNEIRDRGWGEDVGSDVTVVGISISTPYEHRDFLAEREMSYRLFSDPGAEVAAQYDLAHDLDGMTGVTEHRPAVFLLDEDRTVEYAWVASEWPDFPDYDEVESHVTSL
- a CDS encoding glutathione S-transferase N-terminal domain-containing protein, yielding MAVDTATEDGIVLYRLQACPFCERVVRVLEAQGLDYESRFVEPMHSERNAVARLTGKRTVPAIVDHATGVTMSESANIVEYLENTYGDGEPADAAAGGA